In Halobacillus amylolyticus, the following proteins share a genomic window:
- a CDS encoding Tex family protein — MLGGLFLSELIEKAEVVSIVAKQTGLAVKPINQVIELLGEGNTVPFIARYRKELTGGLDEVQIKAIEDQWNYVQNLMQRKEEVIRLIDEQGKLTDDLRKEIEQAAQLQKVEDLYRPYKQKRRTRATVAKEKGLEPLALLVWEQRNFDYKEKAATYFSEEHELHTLDEVTLGVNDILAEWISDSPEFRDRIRQQTHRSGTIESSVKNEQKDEKSIFEMYYEYQEPVRSIVSHRVLALNRGEKEEVLKVSIHPPEEAIIEFLEKNVIHTSTAQDLRVILTESIQDSYKRLIQPSVEREIRNSLSETAEGQAIEVFSSNLRNLLLQPPLKGKVVLGVDPAYRTGCKLAVVDETGKMLDVSVIHPTPPKSDVEGSEKKIRAYFEQYPIELIAIGNGTASRETEQFIAEMIQKYTLPASYMIVNEAGASVYSASKLAREEFPDLQVEERSAVSIARRVQDPLAELVKIDPKSIGVGQYQHDVSQKKLTGSLTFVVETAVNQVGVNVNTASTSLLQYVAGLSKSVANNVVKKREEVGKFTSRKQLKDIPRLGAKTFEQSIGFLRVLEGEEPLDKTSIHPESYKAAYSLLKQIECSPEDLGNEEIKDKVNKIDIPATAEQLDIGEPTLVDIIKALTEPGRDPRDDLPKPLLKTNVLSMEDLEQGMELEGTVRNVVDFGVFVDIGVKQDGLVHISKLSNKFVKHPMDVVSVGDVVTIWVENVDIQKQRIALTMLQK; from the coding sequence ATGTTAGGAGGCTTATTTTTGAGTGAATTAATTGAAAAAGCAGAGGTAGTGAGTATTGTAGCCAAACAAACCGGTTTGGCTGTCAAACCAATTAACCAGGTAATAGAGTTGCTAGGCGAAGGGAATACAGTTCCATTTATTGCCCGCTATCGTAAAGAATTAACCGGAGGCCTTGATGAAGTACAAATTAAGGCAATTGAGGATCAGTGGAATTATGTTCAAAACTTAATGCAAAGGAAAGAAGAAGTAATCCGTTTAATTGACGAACAAGGCAAGCTGACAGATGACTTGAGAAAAGAAATAGAACAAGCTGCCCAATTACAAAAAGTAGAAGACCTTTATCGGCCATATAAACAAAAGAGGAGAACACGGGCGACAGTAGCGAAAGAGAAAGGACTCGAACCGCTCGCGTTGCTCGTGTGGGAGCAGCGTAACTTTGATTATAAAGAGAAAGCTGCTACTTATTTTTCTGAAGAGCATGAGCTACATACATTAGATGAAGTAACTCTTGGTGTCAACGACATTTTAGCTGAATGGATTTCAGATAGTCCTGAATTTCGAGATCGTATTCGTCAGCAAACACACCGTAGCGGTACGATTGAATCTTCTGTGAAAAATGAGCAAAAAGACGAGAAATCCATCTTTGAAATGTACTATGAATATCAAGAACCTGTTCGATCCATCGTTTCTCATAGGGTTCTCGCATTAAACCGCGGTGAAAAGGAAGAAGTATTAAAGGTTTCCATACACCCCCCTGAGGAAGCAATTATTGAATTTCTGGAAAAGAACGTCATTCATACATCCACGGCCCAGGACCTGCGTGTGATCTTAACCGAATCCATTCAAGATAGTTATAAACGCTTGATTCAGCCTTCTGTTGAAAGGGAGATCCGCAATTCTCTGTCGGAGACTGCGGAAGGACAAGCGATTGAAGTGTTTTCCAGTAATCTAAGAAACTTATTGTTGCAACCGCCTCTTAAAGGGAAAGTAGTACTAGGAGTGGACCCAGCCTATCGAACCGGATGCAAACTTGCTGTAGTTGATGAAACAGGGAAGATGCTTGATGTATCGGTGATACACCCAACCCCTCCAAAGAGTGATGTGGAAGGTTCAGAGAAAAAGATTCGTGCGTATTTTGAGCAATATCCTATTGAACTAATCGCTATTGGGAATGGGACAGCCTCAAGGGAGACCGAGCAGTTTATTGCTGAGATGATTCAAAAGTATACACTGCCAGCTTCTTATATGATCGTTAACGAAGCAGGAGCAAGTGTGTATTCAGCCTCTAAGCTGGCACGAGAAGAATTTCCAGATTTACAAGTAGAAGAAAGAAGTGCAGTATCCATTGCAAGAAGAGTGCAAGACCCGCTCGCTGAACTAGTGAAAATTGATCCGAAATCGATTGGGGTAGGCCAATACCAACATGATGTAAGCCAGAAGAAATTAACTGGATCTCTCACATTTGTCGTTGAAACAGCAGTAAACCAGGTAGGTGTCAACGTGAATACAGCTTCAACATCTTTACTTCAATATGTAGCGGGGCTTAGCAAAAGCGTTGCTAATAACGTCGTAAAGAAACGAGAAGAAGTAGGGAAATTTACAAGCCGAAAGCAATTAAAGGATATTCCACGTTTAGGAGCTAAAACTTTCGAGCAAAGTATCGGTTTTTTGCGAGTTTTAGAAGGGGAGGAACCACTAGATAAAACATCGATTCACCCGGAGAGCTACAAAGCTGCCTACTCGCTGCTTAAGCAAATAGAATGTTCGCCAGAGGATCTAGGAAACGAGGAAATTAAGGACAAGGTAAATAAAATTGATATTCCCGCTACAGCTGAACAGCTGGATATAGGGGAGCCGACACTTGTAGATATTATTAAAGCATTGACGGAACCTGGTCGAGATCCGAGGGATGATCTGCCGAAACCATTACTTAAAACAAATGTTCTATCAATGGAGGACCTTGAGCAAGGGATGGAGCTTGAAGGAACGGTACGCAATGTCGTTGATTTTGGAGTTTTTGTTGATATTGGTGTGAAGCAGGATGGGCTTGTTCACATATCAAAATTATCGAATAAATTTGTAAAACACCCCATGGACGTTGTTTCAGTAGGTGATGTCGTTACCATATGGGTGGAAAATGTAGATATACAAAAACAACGGATTGCACTTACAATGCTTCAAAAATAG
- a CDS encoding SpoIIE family protein phosphatase produces MDAKHKHVAVSVYQKAKKGNYYCGDSYFYKETDDAFICALADGLGSGELAKESSQAVMDVIEKFPALEVESIIKKCNDALLGKRGVVLGILRIDFTHQIYSYSSIGNIGVITLERGGKRQRNIPLAGYLAGYTRKLKVTRGDVKPGMIFLLFSDGVSERRLSLKHTNSHDIHLITEQYKELYGQSREDDTTLIAMEYN; encoded by the coding sequence ATGGATGCAAAACATAAACATGTGGCTGTGTCTGTCTATCAGAAGGCGAAAAAGGGAAATTACTATTGCGGAGATAGTTATTTTTACAAAGAAACCGATGATGCCTTTATATGCGCTTTGGCCGATGGTTTGGGAAGCGGAGAATTAGCTAAAGAGTCTTCTCAAGCTGTCATGGATGTGATCGAAAAGTTCCCTGCCCTGGAGGTTGAATCGATCATAAAAAAGTGTAATGATGCCTTACTCGGTAAACGGGGTGTTGTTTTAGGCATACTCAGGATTGATTTTACTCATCAAATCTATTCCTATTCATCGATAGGTAATATTGGAGTTATTACACTTGAACGAGGTGGAAAACGACAGAGAAATATACCTTTAGCTGGTTACTTAGCTGGGTACACTAGGAAACTTAAAGTAACTCGTGGTGATGTAAAACCCGGAATGATTTTTTTGCTCTTTTCGGATGGTGTCAGTGAACGCCGTTTATCTTTGAAGCATACAAACTCGCATGACATTCATTTAATTACGGAACAGTATAAGGAACTCTATGGACAATCACGTGAGGATGACACAACACTCATCGCCATGGAGTATAACTGA
- the sigB gene encoding RNA polymerase sigma factor SigB, which translates to MATKSRQHNDEVYEWIAYLQENPRDEDVQEKIVLVYNDLVESIARKYSKNSTIHEDLVQVGMLGLLAAIRRYDPGFGKSFESFAIPTIIGEIKRFIRDKTWSVHVPRRIKELGPKIKKAAEELTSTLQRSPSVIEIADYLEVSEEDVLETMEMGKSYKALSVDRKIEADSDGSTVTILDLIGSQEDGYDQIDQQMLLQKVLPTLNEREQEILQCTYFENMSQKDTGERLGISQMHVSRLQRRALRKLREALQSESVEAF; encoded by the coding sequence ATGGCGACCAAATCTCGACAACACAATGATGAGGTCTACGAGTGGATCGCATATTTACAAGAAAACCCGCGTGATGAAGATGTACAGGAGAAAATTGTATTAGTCTATAATGATCTTGTGGAATCAATAGCACGCAAATACTCTAAGAACAGCACGATTCACGAAGATTTAGTACAAGTTGGAATGTTAGGGTTACTTGCAGCTATTCGCAGATATGATCCAGGCTTTGGTAAATCATTTGAATCGTTTGCCATTCCAACGATTATCGGGGAAATCAAGCGATTTATTAGAGATAAAACATGGAGTGTCCACGTGCCGCGCAGAATAAAGGAACTTGGACCGAAAATTAAGAAAGCTGCTGAAGAGTTAACAAGTACGCTGCAGCGATCTCCGTCTGTGATAGAGATTGCGGATTATCTCGAAGTATCTGAAGAAGATGTTCTAGAGACAATGGAGATGGGGAAAAGCTATAAGGCTCTTTCTGTGGATCGAAAAATTGAGGCAGATTCAGATGGCAGTACGGTGACGATTTTGGATTTAATCGGTAGCCAAGAAGATGGATATGATCAAATCGATCAACAGATGCTCTTGCAAAAAGTATTACCAACTCTAAATGAGCGTGAACAAGAAATTTTACAGTGTACTTATTTTGAAAATATGAGCCAAAAAGACACTGGCGAAAGACTCGGCATTTCGCAAATGCACGTTTCACGCTTACAACGAAGAGCTCTGAGAAAGCTAAGAGAAGCTTTGCAGTCAGAGTCTGTTGAGGCCTTTTAA
- the rsbW gene encoding anti-sigma B factor RsbW — translation MEQFDFVEVKVPAKAEYVGVVRLSTSGIANRMGFTYEDIEDLKVAISEAITNAVKHAYKETGEGEITIGFGIYENRLEVMVADHGGSFNLGEIKEDIGPYKQSEDIGELREGGFGLFLIDALMDKVEINSKYGVIVLMTKYLHENEVGQDGDQISTTQ, via the coding sequence ATGGAACAATTTGATTTTGTTGAAGTTAAAGTCCCTGCTAAAGCTGAGTATGTTGGGGTTGTTCGTCTAAGTACATCTGGAATTGCTAACCGTATGGGTTTTACGTACGAGGATATTGAAGATTTAAAAGTAGCCATTTCAGAGGCGATTACGAATGCTGTTAAGCATGCGTATAAGGAAACAGGTGAAGGTGAAATCACCATTGGTTTTGGTATTTATGAGAACCGTTTGGAAGTCATGGTAGCCGACCATGGTGGCAGTTTTAATTTAGGTGAAATCAAAGAAGACATTGGGCCTTACAAACAAAGCGAAGATATTGGCGAATTGCGGGAAGGCGGGTTTGGTCTATTCTTAATTGATGCTCTAATGGATAAGGTCGAAATTAACAGTAAATACGGAGTAATTGTCCTGATGACAAAATACCTTCATGAAAATGAGGTGGGTCAAGATGGCGACCAAATCTCGACAACACAATGA
- a CDS encoding STAS domain-containing protein, with protein sequence MNLTIDVTNRENVIHVSLVGEVDAFTAPKLKESLLPLTKEEGQTIEVDLQEVNYMDSTGLGVFISTLKSTKEHNTELKLIQMQDRVHRLFKITGLTEIMNIDNTVRGGM encoded by the coding sequence ATGAATTTGACCATAGATGTAACAAATAGAGAAAATGTGATTCATGTTTCTCTAGTTGGAGAAGTAGATGCATTCACGGCTCCTAAACTTAAAGAATCACTGTTGCCTTTAACTAAAGAGGAAGGCCAGACGATTGAAGTAGATCTTCAAGAAGTCAATTACATGGATTCTACGGGATTAGGAGTATTTATCAGTACTCTAAAATCTACGAAGGAACACAATACAGAATTGAAGCTTATTCAGATGCAGGATCGAGTGCACCGTTTATTTAAAATTACCGGCCTAACTGAGATTATGAACATCGACAATACAGTGCGGGGTGGAATGTAA
- a CDS encoding PP2C family protein-serine/threonine phosphatase: MNTLKLDLENYKELMQEYIKTKDEQALYQAEQFSKHSMQHNISPEEIVNVHIESLQDLYPNMPEYIQSSLNFLLETMISYGMAYQEHQSMKEKQLELKSEISVAANMQRTLLSTVKPERQDLEVGALSVPAKQMNGDYHHFVEDNNGSLGIAIADVIGKGVPAALCMSMIKYSMDSFPEMRMDPSVILGSLNRVVERNIDPSMFITMFYGMYDIANHTFQYSTAGHEPGFYYNKSEDKFEEIEASGLVLGVSPETTYQKYSKQINVGDMMVLLTDGVTECRQGDRFIEQEEILEVIREYSHLPAQETVEHVYKHFERLQDFQLRDDFTLIILRRNV, encoded by the coding sequence ATGAATACACTTAAGCTTGATCTTGAAAACTACAAGGAATTAATGCAGGAATACATTAAAACAAAAGACGAACAAGCTCTATATCAGGCAGAACAATTTAGTAAGCACTCGATGCAACACAATATATCACCGGAAGAAATCGTTAATGTGCACATCGAGTCATTACAAGACTTATACCCAAATATGCCGGAGTATATTCAATCATCTTTAAATTTTTTACTAGAAACCATGATCTCATATGGAATGGCCTATCAAGAACACCAATCTATGAAGGAGAAGCAGTTAGAACTTAAGTCAGAGATATCTGTGGCAGCCAATATGCAAAGAACACTACTGTCTACTGTGAAACCTGAGCGTCAAGACTTGGAAGTTGGGGCATTAAGTGTACCGGCTAAGCAGATGAATGGTGATTATCATCATTTTGTAGAGGATAATAACGGCTCGCTTGGCATTGCTATTGCAGATGTGATCGGCAAAGGAGTCCCTGCTGCATTGTGCATGTCTATGATTAAATATTCAATGGATAGCTTTCCAGAAATGCGAATGGATCCTAGTGTAATTTTAGGCAGTCTAAATCGTGTTGTTGAGAGGAATATAGATCCTAGCATGTTCATAACCATGTTTTATGGGATGTACGACATTGCTAACCATACATTTCAATATTCCACAGCAGGTCATGAACCTGGTTTTTACTACAACAAGAGTGAGGATAAATTTGAAGAGATCGAAGCTTCAGGTCTTGTGCTAGGTGTCTCACCTGAAACGACTTATCAAAAGTATAGTAAGCAAATAAATGTTGGGGATATGATGGTTCTATTGACAGATGGGGTAACGGAATGCCGGCAAGGCGACCGCTTTATCGAACAGGAAGAAATATTAGAGGTTATAAGAGAATACTCCCATCTTCCAGCACAGGAGACGGTAGAGCATGTCTACAAACATTTCGAACGATTACAGGATTTTCAACTAAGAGATGACTTTACACTAATTATTTTACGAAGAAATGTTTAA
- a CDS encoding anti-sigma regulatory factor — MDFQSCVNIKKEWDIVGARQVGRDIARKVGFGTVDQARIATAISELARNIYLYAGTGKVCFEALENMNQKGLSIVAIDDGPGIKELSRVMEDGFSTSGGLGAGLPGVKRLMDEFDIQSENGKGTEIKVVKWLR, encoded by the coding sequence ATGGACTTCCAATCCTGTGTAAATATTAAAAAGGAATGGGATATTGTAGGGGCACGTCAGGTTGGCCGGGATATAGCCAGGAAAGTAGGCTTTGGAACGGTGGACCAAGCACGGATAGCCACCGCAATCTCGGAGTTAGCAAGAAATATTTACCTGTATGCTGGTACGGGGAAGGTTTGCTTTGAGGCCCTTGAAAATATGAACCAAAAAGGATTAAGTATTGTTGCAATAGATGATGGACCCGGGATTAAAGAGTTGAGCCGAGTCATGGAGGATGGGTTTTCAACATCCGGGGGGCTTGGGGCTGGGCTGCCTGGGGTCAAAAGGTTAATGGATGAATTTGATATTCAATCTGAGAATGGAAAAGGAACAGAAATCAAAGTGGTAAAGTGGCTCCGTTAA
- a CDS encoding STAS domain-containing protein: MRIPILKLHNYLLISIQIDLDDQTAIQFQEDLLSKIHESGATGVVIDLTSVDIVDSFIAKVLGDVVTMSDLMGAKVVLTGIQPAVAMTLIDLGIHLQDVPTALDLEQGLIKLQQELEE; the protein is encoded by the coding sequence ATGAGAATCCCAATTTTAAAGCTTCATAATTATTTACTTATTTCCATCCAAATCGACTTAGATGACCAGACAGCTATTCAGTTTCAAGAGGATTTGCTGAGTAAAATTCATGAGAGTGGAGCGACAGGGGTTGTTATCGATTTAACATCTGTTGACATCGTAGACTCTTTCATTGCAAAAGTGCTCGGTGACGTTGTAACGATGTCCGATTTAATGGGGGCAAAAGTTGTTCTTACCGGCATACAACCAGCAGTTGCAATGACGTTGATTGACTTAGGTATCCACCTGCAGGATGTTCCTACTGCATTAGATTTAGAGCAAGGGTTGATTAAACTTCAACAGGAACTGGAGGAGTAG
- a CDS encoding RsbT co-antagonist protein RsbRA, whose translation MDEKLKSIVLEHSDDIVKMWLEEVNNHKKSDYTATISDELFESTNREFVNVIFASLERQGLSSDMDDFSERLINLGWPLSYLTDGMQVFRRVITEFILSRSDQIDSEYFSKVLRKVDDWVDPVINRLVNEFSGSWEHIVSLQRVALQELSAPLIPVMDDITIMPLVGTIDTERAKLIMENLLDGVIKHNAEVVLIDITGVPVVDTMVAHHIIQAAEAVRLVGSRCILVGIRPEIAQTIVNLGIDLGKFPTKSSLRKGFKAALELTNRTIEETQTNVKDIENLVDSLNRE comes from the coding sequence ATGGATGAGAAGTTAAAAAGTATTGTGCTTGAACATAGTGATGATATTGTAAAAATGTGGCTGGAAGAAGTTAATAACCATAAAAAAAGTGATTATACTGCAACGATATCGGACGAGCTGTTTGAAAGTACGAACCGTGAGTTTGTTAATGTGATTTTTGCAAGTCTCGAACGACAGGGATTGTCTTCAGATATGGATGATTTCTCTGAGCGGTTAATTAATTTAGGGTGGCCTCTTAGTTATTTGACAGATGGAATGCAGGTTTTCCGCAGGGTTATTACGGAGTTCATCCTTTCCCGGTCTGACCAAATTGATTCGGAGTACTTCTCGAAGGTGCTTAGGAAGGTGGACGATTGGGTCGATCCCGTCATTAATCGATTAGTTAATGAGTTTTCAGGAAGCTGGGAGCACATTGTTTCTTTGCAGCGTGTTGCCTTACAAGAACTTTCTGCACCTTTGATCCCGGTTATGGATGATATCACCATTATGCCTCTGGTTGGAACCATTGATACAGAGCGAGCTAAATTAATTATGGAAAACCTTCTAGACGGAGTCATTAAGCATAATGCAGAAGTCGTGCTTATTGATATTACGGGAGTACCTGTCGTGGATACGATGGTGGCTCATCATATTATTCAGGCCGCTGAGGCAGTTCGTTTAGTTGGGTCTCGTTGTATCTTAGTAGGAATTAGGCCAGAGATTGCACAAACAATCGTAAACCTTGGAATAGATTTAGGGAAATTCCCTACGAAGAGTTCTTTGCGTAAAGGATTTAAAGCGGCATTAGAATTAACCAATCGAACAATTGAAGAAACCCAAACGAACGTAAAAGATATTGAAAACCTAGTTGATTCTCTTAACAGGGAGTGA
- a CDS encoding type II toxin-antitoxin system PemK/MazF family toxin, translating to MIVKRGDVYFADLSPVVGSEQGGVRPVLILQNDIGNRFSPTVIIAAITAQIQKAKLPTHVEIDAEKYGFERNSVILLEQIRTIDKQRLTDKITQLDGPMMQRVNESLQISLGLIDF from the coding sequence GTGATAGTCAAACGAGGAGACGTTTATTTCGCTGATTTGTCCCCAGTTGTAGGATCAGAACAAGGAGGAGTACGTCCTGTTCTGATTTTACAAAATGACATTGGTAATCGTTTCAGTCCCACAGTTATTATTGCAGCGATTACTGCACAAATACAAAAAGCTAAACTTCCTACACATGTTGAAATTGATGCTGAAAAATATGGTTTCGAACGCAATTCTGTTATTCTGCTGGAACAAATCAGAACGATTGATAAACAACGTTTGACCGATAAAATCACACAACTAGATGGACCGATGATGCAGCGTGTAAATGAATCACTGCAAATTAGCCTTGGTCTAATCGACTTTTGA
- a CDS encoding CopG family ribbon-helix-helix protein: protein MVLSDNMQEIVIRIPDSLLNEVDGHVQLENSDRSDFMCKATKMYLREEKQRYIRESMRRGYMEMAKINLTIASEAFQAEEEADHTLEQLVSGV, encoded by the coding sequence ATGGTTTTGTCCGACAACATGCAGGAGATTGTCATTCGTATTCCAGATAGTCTGCTAAACGAAGTGGATGGTCATGTTCAACTCGAAAACAGTGATCGGAGCGATTTCATGTGTAAAGCAACGAAAATGTACTTGCGGGAAGAGAAACAACGCTATATTAGAGAATCCATGCGTCGTGGATATATGGAAATGGCGAAAATTAATCTAACTATCGCTTCAGAAGCGTTTCAGGCCGAAGAGGAGGCAGATCACACCCTGGAGCAATTAGTGAGCGGGGTGTGA
- the alr gene encoding alanine racemase, producing the protein MEAFYRDTWAEIDLSAIEYNIAQMQKQLPRHTGIYAVVKADAYGHGDVQVARQALHAGAKRLAVSLLDEAIKLRDAGITAPILVMGWTRPEDLPVACENDIEVTVFQKEWIDQVKETSFNKPLKLHMKWDTGMGRIGIRNIKEMDALLSVIKASPLLELQALFTHFATADEEDLTYYQEQTERFNDMYEHFKRVWPHPVEIHTGNSAASQRFPEHMHHFVRFGISMYGLYPSPVVKKERPIDLRPSFSLKSQLIHVKKVEPNESISYGATYQTEEEEWIGTIPIGYADGWVRKLQGMDVLVDGKRHPIVGRICMDQCMIKLDREYSVGTRVTLIGKQDNEIIHTDELADYLETINYEIPCMISYRVPRMYFINGHIVEVDNTL; encoded by the coding sequence ATGGAAGCATTTTATAGAGATACTTGGGCAGAAATTGATCTATCAGCGATTGAATATAATATAGCCCAAATGCAGAAGCAACTTCCGCGGCATACAGGGATTTATGCTGTAGTGAAGGCTGACGCATATGGTCATGGGGATGTACAAGTAGCCAGGCAAGCATTGCATGCCGGGGCAAAGAGACTCGCTGTATCATTGCTGGATGAGGCGATTAAGCTTAGAGACGCAGGGATCACGGCACCTATTCTAGTTATGGGATGGACACGCCCAGAAGACTTGCCTGTGGCTTGCGAGAACGATATTGAAGTTACTGTTTTTCAAAAAGAATGGATAGACCAAGTGAAAGAAACCTCATTTAACAAACCGCTTAAACTTCATATGAAATGGGACACAGGGATGGGGAGAATCGGGATTCGGAATATAAAGGAAATGGACGCCCTTCTCTCTGTAATTAAAGCAAGCCCACTCCTTGAATTACAGGCATTGTTTACCCACTTTGCAACGGCAGATGAAGAAGATCTGACCTATTATCAGGAGCAAACAGAACGGTTTAATGACATGTATGAACACTTTAAAAGGGTATGGCCGCACCCTGTAGAAATCCACACAGGTAATAGCGCTGCCAGTCAGCGCTTCCCAGAGCACATGCATCATTTTGTTCGATTTGGCATCAGTATGTACGGCCTTTATCCGTCCCCTGTCGTGAAGAAAGAGCGGCCGATTGATCTTAGACCTTCCTTTTCGTTAAAGAGTCAATTAATTCATGTGAAAAAGGTAGAACCCAATGAATCGATTAGTTATGGGGCCACCTATCAAACGGAAGAAGAAGAATGGATTGGAACGATTCCGATCGGTTACGCAGACGGTTGGGTCCGAAAACTGCAAGGGATGGACGTGTTAGTGGACGGCAAACGTCACCCTATAGTCGGAAGAATATGTATGGATCAATGCATGATTAAACTAGATCGAGAATATTCTGTTGGAACTAGGGTTACATTAATTGGCAAGCAGGATAACGAAATCATCCATACAGATGAGTTGGCTGATTATTTGGAAACCATTAATTATGAGATCCCTTGTATGATAAGTTACCGGGTACCGCGCATGTATTTTATAAACGGGCATATTGTAGAAGTAGATAACACTTTATGA
- a CDS encoding LolA family protein yields the protein MKKRFPILLFVLVTMMIVISACGEKSKEDVVKKLSQQAEEMAGYKTDVTMTMRTGKEEQKYQIQIWHKKEDFYKVKLHNEEDEKGNQIILKNKNGVYVLTPALNKSFKFQSDWPENTSQPYLYASLVEDIKKDTEGEFTTTENHYVFKTKTNYQNNKTLPSQEIYFDKKTFKPVMVKVFDQDMQALVEVQFNDFNKADGLKKEDFDVDQNMAMAPTEAPVSNMEEGNQANAILYPQETLGAELVDKQEVQTDEGTRVIMTYQGEKSFTLIQEPAEVEPTSAGQAVPVSGDPVQLTGGTVGAMSGQRLRWSQSGTTFNLASEELTQEEMVSVASSINSHSSK from the coding sequence ATGAAGAAACGTTTTCCGATCCTTTTGTTCGTCTTAGTGACAATGATGATTGTGATAAGTGCTTGTGGTGAGAAATCTAAAGAAGACGTTGTGAAGAAACTGTCGCAACAAGCTGAAGAGATGGCGGGTTATAAAACGGATGTAACTATGACCATGCGAACAGGTAAAGAAGAACAAAAATATCAGATTCAAATTTGGCATAAAAAAGAGGACTTTTATAAAGTAAAACTTCATAATGAAGAGGATGAAAAAGGGAATCAAATCATCCTTAAAAATAAAAATGGGGTATATGTCTTAACGCCTGCTTTAAATAAGAGCTTCAAGTTTCAAAGCGATTGGCCTGAAAATACGAGTCAGCCCTACCTTTATGCTTCTTTAGTGGAGGATATTAAAAAGGATACTGAGGGAGAGTTTACCACAACAGAAAATCACTATGTGTTTAAAACAAAAACAAATTACCAAAACAATAAAACCCTTCCATCCCAAGAAATCTATTTCGATAAGAAAACCTTTAAACCTGTCATGGTGAAAGTGTTTGATCAGGATATGCAGGCACTAGTAGAAGTGCAATTTAATGACTTCAACAAAGCCGATGGACTTAAGAAGGAAGACTTCGATGTAGATCAAAATATGGCGATGGCACCTACTGAAGCACCTGTTTCAAATATGGAAGAAGGTAATCAAGCTAATGCTATCCTCTATCCACAAGAGACGCTTGGAGCTGAGTTGGTTGATAAGCAGGAAGTACAAACAGATGAAGGTACTCGAGTAATTATGACCTATCAAGGGGAGAAAAGCTTTACACTCATCCAAGAACCAGCCGAGGTTGAGCCTACAAGTGCCGGACAGGCAGTGCCTGTAAGCGGCGACCCCGTACAATTAACTGGAGGTACAGTTGGTGCAATGTCTGGGCAGCGCTTGCGCTGGAGTCAATCTGGTACAACATTTAACTTGGCGAGTGAAGAGTTAACCCAAGAAGAAATGGTTTCAGTAGCGAGTTCAATTAATAGCCATTCCTCTAAATAG